One segment of Gordonia terrae DNA contains the following:
- a CDS encoding MGMT family protein encodes MAAITEEQVEQVRALVSAIPVGQVSTYGDLAVAAGLSSPRIVGWIMRTDTADLPWHRVVPAGGRPAPHLATRQLERLRAEGVPITDGRIRLRECRWDPSA; translated from the coding sequence ATGGCGGCCATCACCGAAGAGCAGGTGGAACAGGTCCGCGCACTGGTGTCGGCGATCCCGGTGGGGCAGGTGAGCACCTACGGCGACCTGGCCGTGGCAGCCGGATTGTCCAGCCCCCGGATCGTCGGCTGGATCATGCGGACCGACACCGCCGACCTGCCCTGGCACCGCGTGGTACCCGCCGGCGGCCGGCCGGCGCCTCACCTCGCGACCCGGCAGCTGGAACGCCTACGGGCGGAGGGCGTTCCGATCACCGACGGGCGGATCCGACTGCGGGAGTGCCGCTGGGACCCCTCCGCCTGA
- a CDS encoding sirohydrochlorin chelatase — protein MHDNHVRLPHGDRLQGYSPVLVAHGTRNPHGVSVIAQIAEAVSDRIGLTRTAFVDVLGPTPSEVIADLERPAVLVPAFLASGYHVRKDLPEHVAAAGREDTVVTRALGPDPAIAAVARLRLAEAGWEPGDAVVLAAAGSSDESACGQVHLAARQLESLIGGRVEVGFITTATPSVPDAVERARRTGRRVVIASHLLAPGLFHQRLNTYGADAVAAPLGPDPRIVDLIVTRMRAAISPYRRTAAARLR, from the coding sequence GGACCCGCAATCCCCACGGGGTCTCGGTCATCGCCCAGATCGCCGAGGCCGTCAGCGACCGGATCGGTCTCACCCGTACCGCGTTCGTCGACGTCCTCGGGCCCACGCCGAGCGAGGTCATCGCCGACCTGGAACGCCCCGCCGTCCTGGTCCCGGCGTTCCTCGCCTCGGGCTATCACGTCCGCAAGGACCTACCCGAACACGTCGCGGCCGCCGGCCGGGAGGACACCGTGGTCACCCGGGCGCTCGGACCCGACCCGGCCATCGCCGCGGTCGCGCGACTCCGCCTGGCCGAAGCGGGCTGGGAGCCGGGCGACGCGGTCGTGCTCGCCGCTGCCGGCTCGTCGGACGAGAGTGCCTGTGGCCAGGTGCATCTCGCGGCCCGGCAGCTGGAATCGCTCATCGGCGGGCGGGTCGAGGTCGGGTTCATCACGACAGCGACGCCCAGTGTGCCCGACGCCGTCGAACGAGCGCGGCGAACGGGTCGCCGGGTCGTGATCGCGAGCCACCTCCTCGCACCGGGCCTGTTCCACCAGCGGTTGAACACCTACGGTGCGGACGCGGTGGCCGCACCGTTGGGGCCGGACCCGCGGATCGTCGACCTGATCGTGACGCGGATGCGCGCGGCGATCAGTCCGTATCGGCGGACCGCTGCGGCGCGTCTGAGGTAG